A region of Opitutales bacterium DNA encodes the following proteins:
- a CDS encoding type B 50S ribosomal protein L31: MKTDTHPEAFPAAFVDVSSGQKFLTISSQKSKKTENIDGVEYNVFVCDITSDSHPVFTGEKRFVDTAGRVEKFKNKFGRRRR; the protein is encoded by the coding sequence ATGAAAACTGATACCCATCCAGAAGCATTTCCCGCTGCGTTTGTTGACGTATCGAGCGGACAGAAATTTCTCACTATCTCTTCTCAAAAGTCTAAAAAGACAGAGAACATTGATGGCGTGGAGTATAACGTATTTGTGTGCGATATTACGTCGGACTCACACCCTGTCTTCACTGGTGAAAAGCGCTTCGTAGACACCGCAGGCCGTGTTGAGAAATTCAAGAACAAGTTTGGCCGCCGCCGCCGCTAG
- a CDS encoding outer membrane beta-barrel protein has protein sequence MLAVSVSNAAPLFSLGDNADVFFNLQTGVKADSNVTAAAANERDDVIFTVRPGLELDLVRGESQADGSLIVQSTNLRYSDNEIYNAENLGVFANGSYEDVVYSFGGALSFVEDQTTTQRIDLDGLLESETFDVSGYFRYDFTQKVGVRIGAQFTNLDYVGVFDDQLPDRETVTLPLKFFYAYSPKLDITAGFRYRNADIDNLGTVIGNDPEDIQFTVGVEGELLPKLVGSVDVGYQERSFQTGSLDDTDTLTLAAALEYAFSPKLGLVFSANRDFESVSDGNPIESTSANFQLNYSYNEFWSISGNLGLLYDDFKASNREDETITLGVSGQYTPNGYLALGAIIYYANMDSNEDRDFDKTVVEFTATLRY, from the coding sequence ATGCTTGCTGTGTCGGTATCAAATGCCGCCCCGCTTTTTTCATTAGGTGATAACGCCGACGTTTTCTTCAATTTGCAAACAGGGGTCAAGGCCGACTCTAACGTTACCGCTGCCGCTGCCAACGAGCGGGATGACGTTATTTTTACAGTTCGTCCCGGCCTTGAGCTTGATCTTGTTCGCGGTGAGTCGCAGGCAGATGGATCTTTAATCGTTCAGTCTACGAATTTGCGTTATTCTGATAACGAGATTTATAACGCTGAGAATTTGGGTGTTTTCGCCAATGGCAGTTATGAAGATGTGGTCTACTCATTTGGGGGTGCACTCAGTTTCGTGGAGGACCAAACAACGACACAGCGAATCGACTTAGATGGGCTGCTTGAGAGTGAAACTTTTGATGTTAGCGGCTATTTTCGATATGATTTTACCCAAAAGGTCGGCGTGCGCATCGGCGCCCAGTTCACTAATTTAGACTATGTTGGGGTTTTCGATGACCAACTGCCTGATCGCGAAACTGTAACACTTCCGCTCAAATTCTTCTACGCCTACTCCCCCAAACTCGATATCACGGCTGGATTTCGTTATCGCAATGCTGACATAGACAACCTGGGAACAGTAATTGGAAATGATCCGGAAGACATCCAATTTACGGTGGGTGTGGAAGGAGAATTGTTACCCAAACTTGTCGGATCTGTAGACGTCGGTTACCAAGAACGTAGTTTCCAGACTGGGAGTCTTGATGACACAGATACGCTTACGCTCGCAGCTGCTCTCGAGTATGCATTCTCACCCAAGTTAGGCTTGGTATTCTCTGCCAATCGCGACTTCGAAAGTGTCTCTGATGGAAATCCTATCGAGTCGACTAGCGCAAATTTTCAACTGAACTATTCCTATAATGAGTTCTGGTCAATTTCTGGGAATTTGGGTCTGCTTTATGATGATTTTAAGGCATCTAATCGTGAGGATGAGACTATCACTCTCGGAGTCTCAGGACAATACACTCCAAATGGATACTTAGCTTTGGGTGCTATTATTTACTACGCCAATATGGATTCTAATGAAGATCGGGACTTTGATAAGACCGTTGTGGAGTTCACTGCCACTTTGCGCTACTGA
- a CDS encoding histidinol-phosphate transaminase encodes MSATFRDWVNPQILTQPVYEGGKPIERVAAEFGLDPSHVAKLASNENFLGPSPMAVRAMQDALEKVHLYPDGNGTFLKEAIAKKRGVSPDQVILGNGSNEVLELVARAFLNNTNEAVFGEYGFIVYRLVTLLHGAAVTSVSMHGYAHDFDALLAAISEKTRIVFIASPNNPTGLPDDPGDVYRFVEALPDHVLLVYDEAYAEYLDAPVDLLPYIKSGRKILCTRTFSKIYGLGGLRLGYGYGDPDLIALLNRIREPFNVNMLALAAGEAALDDEDFVLRSRAGARSGIQQLTEGLKRLGLKIYPAASNFVLCEVQDPQGKFVALQKEGVIVRPLAPYGLKNHLRITVGSHEENERLLAKMKSILQKTTK; translated from the coding sequence ATGTCAGCGACATTCCGCGATTGGGTAAATCCGCAAATTTTAACACAGCCTGTCTATGAGGGAGGTAAGCCGATTGAGCGCGTGGCCGCTGAGTTTGGTCTTGACCCCTCTCACGTCGCCAAATTGGCCTCGAATGAAAATTTTCTCGGGCCCTCGCCTATGGCGGTTCGTGCGATGCAGGATGCCCTAGAAAAGGTTCATCTATATCCTGATGGTAATGGGACATTTCTCAAAGAAGCGATCGCCAAGAAGCGCGGAGTGAGCCCCGACCAAGTTATTTTGGGGAATGGTTCAAACGAAGTGCTCGAACTCGTGGCTCGAGCTTTTCTTAACAATACGAATGAGGCGGTTTTTGGAGAGTATGGCTTCATTGTTTATCGCCTTGTGACGTTGCTTCACGGGGCTGCGGTGACCTCAGTATCTATGCATGGTTATGCTCATGATTTTGATGCGCTGCTCGCCGCGATTTCTGAGAAGACGCGCATTGTCTTTATCGCTTCTCCGAATAACCCGACGGGATTGCCCGACGATCCAGGCGATGTCTATCGTTTCGTAGAGGCGTTACCTGACCATGTGTTGCTCGTGTATGACGAGGCTTATGCCGAGTATCTCGATGCCCCAGTTGACTTGCTGCCTTATATAAAATCAGGTCGAAAGATTCTATGCACCCGGACATTTTCAAAGATTTATGGTCTTGGTGGACTGCGATTGGGCTATGGTTATGGGGATCCTGATTTGATCGCGCTTTTGAACCGGATTCGTGAACCTTTCAATGTAAACATGCTGGCGTTGGCGGCTGGAGAGGCAGCATTGGATGATGAGGACTTCGTATTGAGATCGCGGGCAGGTGCTCGTTCGGGTATCCAGCAATTGACTGAAGGGCTCAAACGCCTCGGTCTCAAAATATATCCTGCGGCTTCGAATTTTGTGTTGTGTGAAGTTCAGGATCCACAAGGGAAGTTTGTCGCTTTACAGAAAGAGGGTGTGATTGTGAGGCCATTGGCTCCCTATGGTTTGAAGAATCATCTGCGAATTACGGTGGGTTCTCATGAAGAGAACGAGCGGTTGCTTGCAAAAATGAAAAGCATTCTCCAGAAAACCACAAAATGA
- a CDS encoding SDR family oxidoreductase produces the protein MKILVTGASGLLGFNIIQACLRRNHTPIALTHTHALDASLSMDQFSLDLSEFTTLERLALDHWPDAIVHTAAISEPDIVDKNPQFAEHLNVALPRRLAQIAHHIGALFIHISSDMVFSGKQTEPHRTTDLPEPTTLYGQQKLQAEREVLEHCTDRPIVLRIPILNGNGWTGIRSVHEKLFASWSRGKRPTLYTNERRQPTSASDTAEAIIELCERGNLTGIFHWAGLHTVTRAQMGQAILKHFNLPVELIDTVECTESERPLNLLLNLHPIAGKLKTTPLSLDQQIEQLTVPKPAYAWYESQF, from the coding sequence ATGAAAATTCTTGTCACCGGAGCATCTGGATTGCTCGGCTTCAATATCATTCAAGCCTGCTTACGCCGTAATCATACTCCAATTGCTCTCACCCACACTCATGCTCTGGATGCGTCCCTATCGATGGATCAATTCTCGCTAGATTTGTCAGAGTTTACCACACTCGAACGTCTTGCTTTAGATCACTGGCCCGATGCCATCGTCCACACGGCGGCGATTTCCGAGCCAGACATAGTGGATAAGAACCCCCAATTCGCCGAACACCTAAATGTTGCTTTACCACGGCGATTGGCGCAGATAGCTCATCATATAGGCGCACTTTTTATCCATATCTCTTCTGACATGGTATTTAGCGGCAAACAAACCGAACCGCACCGAACCACAGACTTACCCGAACCCACAACGCTCTATGGCCAGCAAAAGCTTCAAGCCGAGCGCGAGGTATTAGAGCACTGCACAGATCGACCCATAGTGTTACGAATCCCGATCTTGAACGGCAATGGATGGACCGGAATACGGTCGGTGCATGAAAAACTCTTTGCATCCTGGAGCAGAGGCAAACGCCCGACTCTTTACACAAATGAGAGACGGCAACCGACCTCTGCTAGCGACACCGCAGAAGCCATCATTGAACTGTGCGAACGGGGAAACTTAACCGGCATCTTTCACTGGGCTGGACTACACACGGTTACACGAGCACAAATGGGTCAAGCGATCCTGAAGCATTTTAACTTACCCGTGGAACTCATCGACACGGTCGAATGCACGGAATCCGAACGCCCACTCAATTTGTTGCTTAATTTACACCCCATCGCGGGGAAGCTAAAGACGACTCCCTTGAGCCTCGACCAACAAATCGAGCAGCTCACCGTCCCCAAGCCAGCCTACGCATGGTATGAGTCTCAGTTCTAA
- a CDS encoding HlyC/CorC family transporter: MIELLIFLFLLLGILILNACLCGFETSIVGIRRDLELRGELEALLRSDSNRIAGVIDTAAFARHAAYALLGVIVVVFLSISQGEELTKGIPITWVIGFASISGFVVLELLGIPWARLQARRAPIVTAKRFWPVSLIVHYLLMPIRVPQSRVHSWLESKLTVESKEQTESLDTSLILASISHDSDSVSEVVGKIISNAVALSDLEVYDVNLPRSQVKIFDINASNEENLKLARETGHTRFPLCDGDLDKCLGIIHIKDIFRFRGDPLRINFDRIKRNIITVHQGTRIEDALQRILKHRAHMALVSDDFGGVRGVITLERILEELVGDIQDEFDVEEKLVTQLGEKLFRVSGLTPIHDLEEEFGVEIENEDVSTFGGLITQEVGKIPEAGYKMSYPGMEIIVTEVDGTRVLYGEVILVDASHKEVDDS, encoded by the coding sequence ATGATTGAGCTTCTGATCTTTCTTTTCCTTCTGCTTGGCATTCTCATTTTGAACGCATGTCTATGTGGGTTCGAGACGAGTATCGTGGGAATTCGTCGAGACCTAGAGCTAAGAGGGGAACTCGAGGCACTTTTAAGAAGTGACTCTAACCGGATTGCAGGTGTGATTGATACTGCGGCATTTGCCCGACATGCAGCCTATGCGTTGTTGGGGGTGATTGTGGTTGTCTTTCTGTCAATCAGCCAAGGGGAGGAGCTAACTAAAGGCATTCCGATCACTTGGGTGATCGGGTTCGCGTCTATTTCTGGCTTCGTCGTACTAGAGCTTCTGGGCATTCCATGGGCGCGCCTTCAAGCGCGTCGAGCACCCATTGTTACGGCAAAACGTTTTTGGCCCGTCAGTTTGATTGTTCATTACCTTCTCATGCCGATCCGGGTACCTCAATCTCGGGTGCACAGCTGGTTGGAATCAAAGCTTACTGTAGAAAGCAAGGAGCAAACCGAATCTCTCGATACGAGTCTCATCCTCGCCAGTATTTCGCACGATAGCGATTCGGTTTCCGAGGTCGTGGGGAAAATTATTTCTAACGCCGTAGCGTTAAGCGATCTAGAAGTTTATGATGTGAACTTACCGCGGAGTCAGGTGAAGATCTTCGATATCAATGCGTCGAATGAAGAAAATCTGAAACTGGCGCGTGAGACAGGACATACCCGTTTCCCTCTATGTGATGGCGACCTCGACAAGTGTCTCGGCATCATTCACATCAAGGATATTTTCCGCTTTCGAGGGGATCCGCTCCGAATCAATTTCGATCGGATTAAGCGCAATATCATAACTGTTCACCAGGGTACTCGTATTGAAGATGCTCTTCAAAGAATACTAAAGCACCGGGCCCATATGGCTTTAGTTTCTGATGATTTTGGAGGAGTTCGTGGGGTAATTACGCTTGAGCGGATATTAGAAGAGCTCGTAGGTGACATCCAAGACGAGTTCGACGTCGAAGAAAAGTTAGTCACTCAATTAGGCGAAAAGCTATTTCGCGTATCTGGACTGACTCCAATCCATGACTTGGAAGAGGAGTTTGGTGTCGAGATCGAAAACGAGGATGTTTCGACTTTTGGCGGTCTCATTACCCAGGAGGTGGGAAAGATTCCAGAGGCAGGATATAAGATGTCATATCCCGGCATGGAGATTATCGTCACTGAGGTTGATGGGACCCGCGTGCTCTATGGTGAGGTCATCCTTGTCGATGCCAGTCACAAGGAAGTCGACGATTCTTAA
- the rplS gene encoding 50S ribosomal protein L19 — MSSIIDEISKDQLLPERDHFKVGDGVKVHTRVREGDKERIQIFAGIVIARKGSGIHESFTVRRIASGVGVERVFPVHCPNIAKVEVDRESITMRARMYYMRDRIGKAANQVKERRVYEAKRRTNV; from the coding sequence ATGAGTTCCATCATCGACGAAATTTCTAAGGATCAGCTCCTCCCAGAGCGCGACCACTTCAAAGTGGGCGACGGCGTCAAGGTGCACACGCGTGTTCGCGAGGGCGATAAAGAGCGTATTCAGATCTTCGCTGGCATCGTGATAGCGCGTAAAGGTAGCGGCATCCACGAATCTTTCACCGTCCGTCGTATCGCCTCGGGTGTAGGAGTTGAGCGTGTATTTCCTGTGCACTGCCCGAATATTGCCAAAGTCGAGGTAGACCGCGAGTCGATCACCATGCGTGCTCGGATGTATTACATGCGTGACCGCATCGGCAAAGCTGCCAACCAGGTGAAAGAACGCCGGGTTTATGAGGCCAAGCGTCGCACTAACGTATAA
- the rpsP gene encoding 30S ribosomal protein S16 → MALKIRLQRGGNAHRPRYRVVVAEALARRDGRFVEILGQYNPQAKPTETELNLKLDRIDYWVSVGAKPTDTARTLINRYRRELPAEAPTAEV, encoded by the coding sequence ATGGCACTTAAAATCAGACTTCAGCGCGGAGGAAACGCGCACCGTCCTCGTTATCGTGTAGTAGTCGCCGAGGCGCTCGCTCGTCGTGATGGACGTTTCGTGGAAATTCTTGGTCAATACAACCCACAGGCCAAACCCACTGAGACCGAGCTTAACCTCAAGCTCGATCGCATTGACTATTGGGTAAGTGTAGGAGCGAAGCCGACTGATACAGCACGCACGCTGATCAATCGTTACCGGCGTGAGCTTCCTGCTGAAGCGCCTACTGCTGAGGTATAA
- a CDS encoding NCS2 family permease has protein sequence MLDRIFKLKEHHTDVKTEVIAGITTFAAMAYILAVNPGILSNAGLDAATMLTITGLAAAIGCVLMALLTNYPIALAPGMGLNAYFAFTIVLGAGIAPADALALVFWNGIFFLVLSLTGVRSKIADAIPANLRVGVQCGIGLFIAFIGLKNAGIVVDNPATLVTVGDLSKPSSILTIVGFVFMAFLVIKKVPGAIILGILGITLVGLFLPMGDGSVTAMPDGIMSAPAGIGDMFLSLNLWFPFENFGEVYPLILSLLFVDLFDTIGTLIGVSRRADLLDENDKLPKMGNALTADAGATVIGALLGTSTTTSYVESAAGVEAGGRTGLTAITVGACFLIALLFTPIILIIPNQATAPALVMVGVFMMQGVRHLDLDDVALLTPAFVTLLAMPLTFSISEGIGLGFITHVGIQMALGRFRDVSVVTYILAALFALHYLDVWGG, from the coding sequence ATGCTAGATCGAATATTTAAGCTCAAAGAGCACCATACAGACGTCAAAACTGAGGTCATTGCAGGTATCACAACCTTTGCCGCAATGGCCTATATTTTGGCGGTCAATCCGGGGATTCTGAGTAATGCCGGATTGGATGCAGCAACGATGCTCACAATTACAGGGCTAGCTGCGGCAATTGGCTGTGTGCTGATGGCGCTGTTGACCAACTATCCAATTGCGCTGGCTCCGGGTATGGGGCTCAACGCTTATTTTGCGTTTACAATTGTTTTGGGTGCTGGGATTGCGCCCGCTGATGCGCTCGCGCTGGTATTTTGGAATGGGATATTCTTTTTGGTACTTTCGCTCACAGGTGTGCGGTCGAAGATAGCCGATGCGATTCCAGCTAATTTGCGAGTAGGTGTTCAGTGCGGTATTGGCTTATTCATCGCGTTCATTGGTTTGAAGAACGCTGGAATTGTCGTCGATAATCCAGCGACACTTGTCACGGTAGGAGACCTCTCTAAACCATCTTCGATTCTCACGATTGTTGGTTTCGTGTTCATGGCTTTCTTGGTGATCAAGAAAGTGCCCGGAGCCATAATTTTGGGGATCTTAGGAATTACACTTGTGGGTCTCTTTTTGCCGATGGGTGACGGTTCCGTTACGGCAATGCCTGATGGGATAATGTCGGCACCCGCAGGAATTGGAGACATGTTTCTTTCCCTAAATCTATGGTTTCCTTTCGAGAATTTTGGAGAGGTGTATCCGCTTATTCTTTCGCTTTTATTCGTAGATCTGTTCGATACGATCGGCACCTTAATCGGCGTGTCACGTCGGGCCGACTTGCTCGATGAGAATGACAAGCTACCCAAGATGGGTAACGCACTTACGGCAGACGCTGGCGCTACTGTTATTGGAGCTCTACTTGGTACTTCGACGACGACTTCCTACGTTGAATCTGCAGCTGGAGTAGAGGCGGGAGGGCGTACGGGGCTTACTGCGATCACAGTGGGTGCCTGTTTCTTGATAGCGCTCCTGTTTACACCTATTATTTTGATAATTCCGAACCAAGCCACAGCACCAGCATTGGTTATGGTAGGCGTTTTCATGATGCAAGGTGTCCGTCATCTTGATTTAGACGATGTGGCGCTGCTGACTCCGGCGTTTGTGACGCTTCTGGCTATGCCGTTAACCTTCAGTATTAGTGAGGGGATCGGTTTGGGGTTCATTACGCATGTAGGTATCCAAATGGCCTTAGGCCGTTTTCGAGATGTCTCAGTCGTGACCTATATTTTGGCTGCCTTGTTCGCGCTGCACTATCTAGATGTTTGGGGAGGTTGA
- the tsaD gene encoding tRNA (adenosine(37)-N6)-threonylcarbamoyltransferase complex transferase subunit TsaD produces MILGIESSCDESALALIEPSTGIIHAELIASQVTLHAEYGGVVPDLATRAHLDNFPNLLGELARQVPHWQEKVDTIAVTSGPGLAGCLATGIATAKALRIAHPTTRVVGVNHLRGHAYSPFIPNWIDYPGCVNARIAPYLPHLGLIVSGGNTLLVKIDEHLRIKVLAETVDDAAGEALDKGAKLLGMPYPGGPHIERVALEGNTAYHPFPVAAGARNDRRFSFSGLKTSLRYLLEKTDDATLRKHLSDICASYQFATIEQLARKTTHIWDTLGPFKSIGLSGGVSNNGALRDRFAALTKKLETPLLLAERRHTGDNATMIAFAAHLDSIGCDHSGLDGLSFNPSWSIDHDVVDQPPQTSR; encoded by the coding sequence ATGATTCTCGGAATCGAATCCTCATGCGATGAATCGGCACTTGCTCTGATTGAACCCAGCACAGGCATCATCCACGCCGAACTTATCGCCAGCCAAGTCACCCTCCATGCTGAGTATGGAGGCGTGGTACCTGACCTCGCAACCCGGGCACATTTGGATAATTTCCCAAATTTGCTCGGCGAGCTCGCTAGACAGGTCCCTCACTGGCAGGAAAAAGTAGATACGATCGCTGTCACCTCAGGCCCCGGACTCGCGGGGTGTCTTGCCACTGGGATTGCCACTGCAAAAGCCCTCAGGATCGCCCATCCCACTACACGCGTCGTGGGAGTCAATCATCTCCGAGGCCACGCTTATTCTCCATTCATCCCGAACTGGATTGACTATCCTGGCTGCGTGAATGCGCGAATCGCGCCATATCTCCCCCATCTCGGATTGATCGTTTCCGGCGGCAACACGCTATTAGTGAAAATTGACGAACACCTCCGAATCAAAGTGCTCGCAGAAACCGTTGATGACGCGGCAGGCGAGGCCCTGGACAAAGGAGCAAAACTCTTGGGCATGCCCTACCCAGGCGGGCCTCATATCGAGCGAGTCGCCCTTGAGGGCAACACGGCCTACCATCCCTTTCCCGTAGCAGCTGGAGCACGCAACGATCGTCGCTTTTCCTTTTCTGGTTTAAAGACAAGCCTACGCTATCTCTTAGAAAAGACAGATGATGCGACTCTCCGGAAGCACCTCTCCGACATCTGCGCCAGCTACCAGTTCGCCACCATCGAACAGCTCGCTCGCAAGACGACTCACATCTGGGACACCCTCGGACCTTTTAAAAGCATCGGTCTCTCAGGAGGCGTTTCAAATAACGGTGCACTCAGAGATCGCTTCGCAGCGCTCACCAAAAAACTCGAAACACCCCTCCTTTTAGCGGAACGTCGACACACCGGCGACAATGCCACCATGATCGCCTTTGCAGCGCACCTAGATTCCATAGGCTGCGACCATTCAGGGCTCGATGGCTTGAGCTTCAACCCGTCGTGGTCGATTGACCATGACGTCGTTGATCAACCTCCCCAAACATCTAGATAG
- a CDS encoding PDZ domain-containing protein, whose product MTNVFWEKAEQQDVFEGCWQSKNQHIWFFSHLSIQTAFKNLILFAKLTTFGPAVCMCGVDQFYFSKVSSEMKATLSIALFSFLFGFVFSPTLDSRLFGGDIAQARSETKIAQSRGEDRYRQFFDADSFRGVQEEISQTYRGIGVRISQNDSGEIEILEVFPRSPAENAQLKTTDIITSVNERSTVGMSLSEVVDEIRGVPGTSLTLELKSKDQSPVKKEILREQVIVRTVSPLLTLDDSIHYLRIREFGNWTDDEFAAELINLNEPYSLIVDLRGNTGGILDSAFDILDMLTPANVEVLYVKNQRSGRTDIRKTSQAASLDPKRVIILTDRLTASASEILAGNLRILNDAILVGDQTYGKGSVQSIFALDNGGGAKMTTAYFYLADYSKVDGNGLKPDYTVSTRGLGNRSISPEMLTTDDAVLKALELLSIN is encoded by the coding sequence ATGACAAATGTGTTTTGGGAAAAAGCTGAACAACAAGATGTTTTCGAGGGATGCTGGCAATCCAAAAATCAACACATCTGGTTTTTTAGCCATTTATCGATCCAAACAGCATTCAAAAACCTCATCCTCTTCGCAAAGCTTACGACTTTTGGGCCTGCAGTTTGCATGTGTGGAGTGGATCAGTTTTATTTTTCTAAGGTTTCATCTGAAATGAAGGCCACCCTTTCCATCGCCCTATTCTCATTTTTATTCGGATTCGTCTTTTCACCGACCCTAGACTCCAGACTTTTTGGTGGTGATATCGCCCAGGCTAGATCCGAAACCAAAATAGCTCAGTCACGCGGAGAGGATCGCTATCGACAGTTTTTCGACGCGGACAGCTTTCGCGGGGTACAGGAAGAGATTTCTCAGACCTATCGAGGAATCGGTGTGCGCATTTCCCAAAACGATTCCGGCGAAATCGAAATCCTCGAAGTATTCCCAAGATCCCCAGCAGAAAATGCACAACTCAAGACTACAGACATCATTACCTCCGTCAATGAGAGGTCCACAGTAGGGATGTCTCTCTCCGAAGTGGTCGACGAAATCCGTGGCGTGCCCGGCACCAGCCTAACTCTTGAGCTGAAATCAAAAGATCAGTCCCCGGTGAAAAAAGAAATACTCCGCGAGCAAGTTATTGTCCGCACAGTCTCTCCACTCTTAACATTAGATGACAGTATCCATTATCTAAGAATAAGGGAGTTCGGTAACTGGACGGACGATGAATTTGCCGCCGAACTCATCAACTTGAACGAGCCCTATTCCCTTATTGTCGATTTAAGAGGCAACACTGGGGGCATTCTGGATTCCGCATTCGACATTCTCGACATGTTGACCCCTGCAAATGTTGAGGTGCTCTACGTAAAAAACCAACGGTCTGGTCGAACCGATATCCGTAAAACTAGCCAAGCTGCATCGCTAGACCCAAAGAGGGTGATTATTTTAACCGATCGCCTCACCGCGAGTGCTTCAGAGATTCTTGCTGGCAATCTCAGGATCTTAAATGATGCCATCCTCGTCGGCGATCAGACCTATGGAAAAGGCTCTGTGCAGAGTATTTTCGCATTGGATAACGGCGGAGGGGCAAAAATGACAACTGCTTACTTTTATTTAGCTGACTACAGTAAAGTTGACGGTAACGGACTGAAGCCGGACTACACGGTCTCCACGCGCGGCCTTGGAAATCGCAGTATCAGTCCAGAAATGCTCACAACAGATGATGCTGTCCTCAAGGCCCTCGAGTTACTAAGCATCAATTAG
- the trmD gene encoding tRNA (guanosine(37)-N1)-methyltransferase TrmD, giving the protein MQQPHLEIDLITLFPEMVQGFLVESIVGRAVTKGLVRCEVHNLRNWTHDRHKTTDERPFGGGAGMVLKPEPIFEAFDALRRKDTHAIYMSPDGPVLDMPRVKALASEKRHLIILSGHYEGIDQRVRDALIDEEISIGDYILTNGTLPAAVLIDAVTRYIPGVLGEENSLTQDAFNGNLLSFPQFTRPASFRGMTVPEVLLSGNHAVIAEWRQQQRESKTRKLRPDLSNEQNLP; this is encoded by the coding sequence ATGCAGCAACCGCATCTCGAGATTGATTTGATAACCCTGTTTCCAGAAATGGTGCAGGGTTTTCTTGTTGAAAGTATTGTCGGGCGTGCCGTAACGAAAGGGTTGGTTCGCTGCGAGGTGCATAACCTGCGCAATTGGACTCACGATCGACACAAAACGACAGATGAGCGTCCCTTTGGAGGAGGTGCAGGGATGGTGCTCAAGCCAGAACCCATTTTTGAGGCTTTCGACGCTTTGCGTCGCAAAGACACGCACGCCATATATATGTCACCGGACGGCCCTGTGCTCGACATGCCTCGGGTGAAGGCGCTCGCCTCAGAGAAGCGACATTTAATTATCCTCAGCGGTCATTACGAAGGCATCGATCAACGGGTAAGAGATGCGCTCATCGATGAGGAGATTTCAATCGGGGATTATATTTTGACCAACGGAACCTTGCCGGCGGCTGTTTTGATCGATGCCGTAACCCGCTATATACCTGGTGTTTTGGGAGAGGAAAACTCCTTGACACAAGATGCCTTCAACGGCAATCTCCTTTCTTTTCCTCAATTTACCAGGCCTGCAAGCTTTCGCGGTATGACAGTCCCTGAGGTGTTACTCAGTGGAAATCACGCAGTGATCGCAGAATGGCGGCAGCAGCAACGGGAGTCAAAAACCCGGAAACTGCGTCCCGATCTTAGCAACGAACAGAATTTACCATGA
- the rpmB gene encoding 50S ribosomal protein L28, translated as MSRICAITGKRPKVGGRIVRKGQSKKSGGIGLQLVKNNKRTFRPNLQRIRVKLPSGQVKRMWVSVKAIKAGKVQKA; from the coding sequence ATGTCTAGAATCTGCGCAATTACAGGAAAGCGACCCAAAGTGGGCGGCCGCATCGTTCGCAAAGGTCAATCCAAGAAAAGCGGTGGTATCGGTCTTCAGCTTGTTAAGAATAACAAGCGCACATTCCGCCCCAATCTGCAGCGCATTCGAGTGAAGCTCCCCAGCGGTCAGGTGAAGCGTATGTGGGTATCTGTAAAAGCGATCAAGGCAGGAAAAGTCCAAAAAGCTTAG
- the rpmJ gene encoding 50S ribosomal protein L36 — MKVASSIKTLKNRHPDCQVVRRKGRLYVINKTNPRFKARQG; from the coding sequence GTGAAAGTAGCTTCATCCATCAAAACTCTGAAAAACCGTCACCCTGACTGCCAGGTCGTCCGCCGCAAGGGTCGCCTATACGTGATCAATAAAACCAACCCACGCTTCAAAGCGCGTCAGGGATAA